In Rubrobacter radiotolerans DSM 5868, a genomic segment contains:
- a CDS encoding TerC family protein, whose protein sequence is MGDIFTGELVTRFLGILLIDLILSGDNAVVIALAVRNLEGRTRRRAIFWGAFGAIALRLLFAGVVTYLLLVPLLPAVAALLLIWVAWKLLFQGEEEDHGEVEAGQSIWQAVRIIIVADVIMSLDNVVALVGVADGNLWLILFGILITIPLIIYGARILSSLMDRLPWLVYLGSGVLVFVAYEMFVGDPIVHEYLEGTVFVLYERIIAVLLAALFMGVGYLRARQMRAAPPKTG, encoded by the coding sequence ATGGGCGACATCTTTACCGGGGAGCTTGTAACCCGTTTTCTCGGGATACTTCTTATAGACCTTATCCTCTCCGGCGACAACGCGGTCGTTATCGCGCTCGCGGTCAGGAACCTTGAAGGCCGGACACGAAGGCGGGCCATCTTCTGGGGAGCGTTCGGGGCGATCGCGCTCCGGTTGCTCTTCGCCGGGGTCGTGACGTACCTCCTGCTCGTGCCGCTCCTTCCGGCGGTCGCCGCGCTGCTCTTGATCTGGGTGGCGTGGAAGCTGCTTTTTCAGGGGGAGGAAGAGGATCACGGCGAGGTGGAGGCCGGTCAGAGCATCTGGCAGGCGGTGAGGATAATCATCGTTGCGGACGTGATAATGTCCCTGGACAACGTCGTGGCGCTCGTCGGGGTGGCGGACGGGAACCTATGGCTGATCCTCTTCGGCATCCTCATCACGATACCGCTCATCATCTACGGCGCCAGGATACTCAGCTCGCTCATGGACCGGCTCCCGTGGCTTGTCTACCTCGGCTCGGGGGTGCTCGTCTTTGTCGCCTACGAGATGTTCGTCGGAGACCCGATCGTCCACGAGTACCTCGAAGGGACGGTCTTTGTTCTCTACGAGCGGATCATCGCCGTGCTGCTCGCCGCGCTCTTCATGGGCGTCGGCTACCT